GTGACGGTAATGGCTTTCTCGTAGACAGCGTCGTCTGGCATCGGTCCGTCTGCCTCGAAGACAGACACCGTACCTGCAGCCACTCCATCCCAGATGTGCACATTTCCTGGCTCGTGCAGGCGATAGACGGCCAGATCAACGACGATCAGGCGATCGACACCAAGCATTTTCGCCACATCCTGCCGAGGCATGGCAACCCAGCGTGGATTTGCATACAAAACTCGCAGCATGCGGTCTACGTTCGGGGCAGCGATCGCGCCGTCGGGCAACTGTGCGTGTGCCTCCGCGATCATGTTGTTGATGCGCTGCATCATGGTTGCGGTCAAGCCGGCATACTCGGCCTCGATGACGCGATCGGCAACCACGACTGCTGCAAAACTCTTGTTCGAAAGCCCCTCATAATCGGTGTACACCATGTGGTCGCCGTGGCGTTTGGCGCTGGCTGCCATACCGCCGACGAGTGTCCCGACCATGCACCCAGGAACAGCCAGCAAAGTCAGCAGGCCGACCGCACACTTTGCCAGTGCACCAAGTCGGCGAGGTGAGATAGAAAAATGGGCGATGAACGTCACGTCATGCTCCTTGAGCGGCAGGTTTGCGGCCTCTCAGCCCTGCCACGTCAGAATCTTGTACAACCAGGCCAACGCAAACAAGAGTACTCCCGCTATGACGACTCTGGGGCGAAGCATGGCCATCCAGACGACACCAAGGCGGTTTCCAGCCACCGCGATATGGCACCCCCCCCAAAAAGCGACACTTGATCCCAATGCGAGCAGCATACCGAATGGTTGAACCGAGGCCGAAGCCCCCAGTTTTCCATCCGCCGCGTGGGCGAAAGAGGTTGTCATGCCGCAGGTTGCGCAGGGTTGATTCCATGTCACTGCCCAGGAGCAGGGGGCAAGCCCCAGTTGCGTGTGTGTGCCATGTCCGTCAGTGCTGGGATTGAGCCACGCCGCCACCACAAGGATGAGCAGCGTGACAGCCGCCACCACTGCCCCGGCAAATCGGCGGCGAAGCCGTCCGCCATTCGCGTCATCGGCCAAGACCATTGCGGATATGCTGCGCCCGGGGTGTCGCACCGGGAGAAGGATACGCGGGCCAAAGGCTTCGGATCCGCTCGAACTCGGCAGATGGGATTTGGGGGGCGTCGCCTCGCCTTACGCTGAGGCTTTGAGTGAACGCAGCACTTTCATGTGTGCGGCAGCGTTCGCGCGAATGTACTGCGAACTTCGGCCGCAAGAAGTGCCGCCGCCAGCGTACAACTGCGCCCTCAGTTCGGTGCGTGCGCGGTAAAGCTCGCTGACGTCTTTGCAGTAGGGAACCGCCGATTCGATAAGGATCAACCGTACTCCGGGAGTTTCATGGCTTGGCGTGCGATCGGATGGCTCGCTTTGCAACGGGTGCGGAACGATTCGTTCAAACTGCTGTATAAATTCCTCGATGCGATGGCGCATCCGATTGGATGGAGCCGACACGAGAAACTGGTCATCGCCCAGATGCCCGACAAATGCATCCGCAGCACTTTCGAGCAAAGTGGTTCGAATCTCAAGGACCAACTGCTGGATCACCTGATCGCCGAGTTCGTAGCCATATGTCTGGTTGAACTTGCTGAACTTGCGGAGATCAACGAATGTCACGTCATGCTCGAGGCCAGGCTCGGGCGATTCCAGCAGATCGCGCAGGTGCTGGTCCGTGCGCACGCGGCCGGGCAATCCGGTCAGTGGCGCGTGGCGGAACTGGATCGAACGGCAGGCACCGGCAGCAGCCTGCAGCAGATCGCCCATTGTCACGATACCGATCAGGTCTTCGCCATCGGCAACCACCAGCGGTGACGCAAGCGAGTGATCATCGCGAGCCGATGCGTGTTCGAGTGCCTCGACGAGACCCATGGTCGCATCCACGGTTGTCCGGCTGGAGCCGATCAGGAATGATATCGGAAGCGACGCTCGACCATCGCTTGCTGCCCGCAAGATCGCATCACGATCACACCACCCCGCGAATCGGGGGCCGTCGGTGATGATAATGCCAGGTTGGCGAAGATTCTGAAGCATGCTCGAAGCAACGGCGCTAACGCGTGTGGATGCATCGACCATCGGAGCAGAGCGTTTCAGAGTTCTTGCTGTGGCTCGATCAGGATTCTGAACTTGTCGCGGAGAGACCATGGCGGCCCGGTAGCGAATGTGTGCCCGCAGATCCTCGGAGATATCCTGATCCTTCTCTCCCGGGCGTGCGAGCAGGTAGCCCTGGGCGTAGTCGACGCCGAGATCAATCAGGGTGTTGAGCTCTTCGATGCGTTCGATGCCCTCTCCGATGATCTTGATCGAACTGAGCTTGCCGAAATGCACGAGGAAGCGGATCAGATGCTGCCGCACTTTATCTTCGTCCAGGTGATCGATCAGTTCGCGATCGAGTTTGAGCCAGCCAGGTCTGAGGCTCATGATGCGGTTCAGACCACTGGTGCCCGCGCCGACATCGTCGATGGCGATATGGAATCCCGACCCGCGAAGTGTCTCGATCGAACCGACGAGCCCGTCGAACTCATGGTCCTTGCAGCGCTCTGTGACTTCAATCACAATCCTTGTGGGACCGAGGCTCTGCTGGGATTGCAGTTCTTTGGTCAACTGCCGCGTGAAGAGGCGATTGGAGATCACCTCTGGAGAGCAGTTCATGAACAAAAGAGTGCCGGGCTTCCAGTGGCTCGCAGCCTCGATTGCGAGTTGGCGCGAGAGGCACTCCAGATCCCAGTTCAAGGGGTTCATCTCGGCAGCGGAGAACATCTCTTCTGCATTGGCAAAGCCCGACTCAGGCAATGGTCTCGTCAGAACTTCGTATCCACCGACCTGCCCTGAGCGCATATTCACGATTGGCTGGAACATGGTCCGGACCAGTCGCTGATCGATTGTGCGCGCAAGTTTGGCGTTGATTTCGGACCGCGGAGAAATTGGTTCTTGCGTGTTCATTGCTGCAGAGTGTGGCGATAAGCCATCGTTCTGCAACTGACATCGGTCGCACTATGTTTGCAATCCAGCGCACAAGCGCGGTGTAAGTAAAACAAGGCCTATTTCTGACCTTTTCAGGGCCTTTGCCGCAGAAGGGCACGCCCGATAGAGTGGCTTTCGACACCAATTGCGATTTATTGGAACTGGAAAGGTGGTAGTCAATCGAACCTGAATACACCCTTGCGAAAACCGTACAAATAGGCCACAACTGTGGTGAACAGGAAAAAGAGAATACGGACGAGCCAGATGAGGCTCTGGTCGCTGCCAGGCTGGAGGTTTGCGAACGTGGCTGCCCAAGGATACAGGAACACGACTTCAACGTCGAACACAAGGAAGACCATCGCGATGAGGTAAAAGCGCACGTTGAAGCGTTTGCGAGCGGTAGCCACGGGGGTCATGCCGCTTTCGTACGCGACCCCTTTGGTCTTGCCCTCGCGCTTAGGGCCGATGATGAGGGTGGCGACCACGTTGCCCACGCCAAAGGCAATTGCAGCCATGAGCATGAGAAAAATCGGGAGATACGCGGAAACATCGGTGGACGCGAGAAGCATGGGTAATTCGGTCTCCACTGGGGGTCGAATCATAGCAGGTTCATGTCGCCGTTGTGCGCGGCGGGTCGGAGCGTCGGGTACGACGGACTGTGGAGGCCGACGAGTGCCTCTACGAGATACGGGGGTAGCCTGAGTCGGACTGACCCTGCCAATTCGGCAGGCGCGTCAGCTCGGCACACCACGGCTGACAGGCCACATGCCACTCTTCTGTATGTGGAAATGGCTGTAAAAGGCTTTACAGCATAGTTTTGCAGTCTTTCGAGCACTTGGCACGACAGTTGCCTTATCACTTGTGTCGGGATATCGGTGCCTCCGTGAGGCATCGTCACCTTTGACAGAATCATTGGGCACTGAGAGGACGGGGCCCGATGCAGGACGTTTCAACAACGGAGCACAGAAGCATGGCTACCAAGGAACTGGTCTTTGATATCGAAGCACGTCAAGCCCTTCTCTCGGGCGTCGAAAAACTCGCCAAGGCGGTCAAGGCGACCTTGGGCCCACGCGGGCGCAATGCGGTCATCGACAAGTCGTGGGGCGGTCCGAGCGTGACCAAGGACGGCGTCACCGTCGCTGAGGAAATCGAACTGATCAACAAGGCAGAGAACATGGGAGCCTTGCTCGTCAAGGAAGCCGCGAGCAAGACATCGGACGTTGCGGGCGATGGCACGACGACGGCCACGGTGCTTGCCGAGGCCTTGTTCCGCGAAGGTCTGAGGCACATCGCTGCGGGCGTCGACGCCAACGCGCTGGTTCGCGGCCTGAAGAAGGCCGTCGAGGTCGCGACCAAGAGCATCGACGAAATGGCAACACCCATCAAGGGCAAGCAGGACATCGCGAATGTCGCCTCGATCAGTGCCAACAACGATCCCGAGATCGGCAAGATCATGGCAGACGCGTTCGAAAAGGTCGGCAAGGACGGCGTAATCACGGTCGAAGAAGGCAAGAGCCTGGAAACCGAAGTAACGGTCGTCGAGGGCATGCAGTTCGATCGCGGCTATCTGTCACCGAACTTCGTGACGAATGTCGATGACATGAAGGTCGAGTTTGACAAGTGCCTGGTGCTGGTGCATGAGGACAAGATCGACAATATTTCGAAACTTGTGCCTTTGCTCGAAAAAGTGATGCAGGCCAAGAAGCCTCTGGTCATTATCGCTGAGGACGTGACCGGCGAGGCGTTGAGCACACTGGTGATCAACAAGCTGCGTGGCACACTTCAGGTCTGTGCTGTCAAGGCTCCGGGGTATGGCGATCGTCGTAAGGCAATGCTTCAGGACCTCGCGGTGCTGACGGGCGGCAAGGCATTCATGAAGGATCTGGGCGTCGAGCTCGACAAGATCGACTTGGCGGAGCTTGGTCTGGCCAAGAAGATCGAGATTACGAGCGACACGACGACCGTGATCGAGGGTGCGGGCGCGACCAAGGACATTCAGGCCCGGATCGGCCAGATCCGCAACGAGATCGAGAACGCCTCAAGCGACTACGACCGCGAGAAACTGCAGGAACGCCTCGCGAAGCTCGCGGGCGGCGTGGCGCAAATCAATGTTGGCGCTGCTTCGGAGGCTGAACTCAAGGAAAAGAAGGCTCGCGTCGAGGATGCCCTGCATGCGACGCGTGCTGCAGTGGCCGAGGGCATTGTGCCCGGTGGCGGCGTGTCATTCATTCGCGCACGCAAAGCGATCGAAGGCCTGAAAGAATGGAAAGCCGTTTTTGGCAAGGGTGATGTGTCCGCGAGCGAATTCGGACACGTCAAGTACGACTACGCAGCCGGGATGCAGGTTGTGCACAGTGCACTTCAAGTTCCGTTGCGGACCATCGCAGAAAATGCTGGCGCGAAGGGTACAGTCGTGGTGTCGAAGGTCGCGGAATCGACTGACGTGAATTTCGGCTACAACGCGCTGACGGATACATACGAGAACCTGCTCAAGTCGGGCGTGATTACCCCTGCCAAGGTTGATCGCTCAGCACTGCAGAATGCGGCAAGCGTGGCGACAATCCTTCTCGCAGCCGATTGCATCGTCACAGAAAAGCCGGAACCGAAGAGCGAGCACGCGGGGCATGACCACGGCCACGGCGGAGGCATGGGAGGTGGCATGGGCGGCATGCCGGGCATGGGTGGCATGGGTGGCATGGGCGGGATGGGGTTCTAGTCCCTCTGGCCAACAATCGGTCGTATAACAACGCATCAGCGTTTACAACATCGCACAACTGACCCTGACCACGAGTCACGGAGTCATGCAACACAACAGGAGATAGTCAATGGCAGTCAAACCACTTGAAGATCGTGTCCTTGTCAAGCCCATCGAACCCGAAACGAAGACAGCCAGCGGGCTTTATCTTCCCGAAGGCGCGAAGGAAAAGCCGATTCAGGGCGAAGTCATCGCGACCGGACCTGGCAAACTCCTCGAGAACGGCAAGCGGGCCGAGTTGAGCGTGCGCAAGGGTGACCGCGTCGTCTATGGCAAATACGCTGGGACTGAAGTCGAAATCAAGGGTACCAAGCACCTCATTCTGCGTGAGACGGAACTGCTCGGCGTTATCGAGTAAGACCAGTAGCACGGAACCGGGCAGCGATGAAGATGGATTGAGCTGCGAGCAAAGTCTCGACAGGCTCTCAGGCAGAACACAGAAGGAACAACGCGATGGCAAAGAAGCAGATCATGTTTGACGATGCGGCCCTGCTCGAAATGAAAAAGGGTGTGGATCGTCTTGCGGAAGCGGTCAAATGCACGATGGGCCCGAGTGGGCGGCATGTGGTGATCGAGAAGTCGTACGGCGGTCCTCATGTGACCAAGGACGGCGTGACGGTGGCGAAGGAAATCACGCTGCCTGAGCCGTTCGAGTCGATGGGTGCAAAGATGGTACACGAAGTCGCGAAGCGCACTGCCGACAACGCTGGAGACGGCACGACGGCGGCGACTGTCCTGGCACAGGCAATCTTCAACGAAGGTCTCAAGGCGGTGGCTTCGGGGTACAACCCGATTCATCTTCAGCGCGGGATCAACAAAGCGGCCGAAGCAGCAGCAGAGGCGATTGACGCAATGGCGATTCCGTGCAAGGGCAAAGCCGACTACAAGAAGGTTGCGACTGTCTCGGCCAATCACAACGCCGAGGTCGGGGAACTGATCGCCGAGGCGATAGCCAAAGTCGGGCCGGATGGTGTCGTTGAGGTCGAGGACGGCAAGAGTGCGGAGACGACGCTGGAGTATGTTGAGGGCATGCAGTTCGACAAGGGATATCTTTCGCCCTACTTCATGACAGACCCCAAGACGGGCGAGGCAGTGCTCGAAGACTGCTACCTGCTGATTCAGGAAAAGAAGATCAGCAGCCTGCCGGATCTCTTGCCGCTGCTCAACAAGATCGCGGGCACCGGAAAGCCACTGCTCATCATTGCCGAAGATGTCGAGAACGAGGCATTGGCAGCGTTGGTTGTCAATCGTCTTCGTGGCGTGCTCAAAGTTTGTGCGGTCAAGGCTCCTGGCTTTGGTGACCGTCGCAAGGCCATGCTTGGCGACATTGCGGTGCTGACCGCGGGAACATACTTTGCCGAGGATCTCGGGCGATCGCTCGAGTCTGTTGAACTCACGGAGCTTGGTCGCGCGAAGAAGATCGTCGTGACCAAGGATGACACTACGGTGATCGAAGGTGCTGGCAAGAAGAAGGACATCGATCAGCGTGCGGCGCAGATTCTTTCACAGCATGAAAAATCGACCAGTGACTACGACCGTGAGAAGCTGATGGAGCGTCACGCGAAGTTGACCGGTGGCGTTGCAATTCTGTCGGTCGGAGGCGCGACCGAGCAGGCGCAGAAAGCTCTCAAGGATCTGGTCGACGACGCGATGCACGCAACACGGGCTGCGGCCAAGAACGGGTATGTGCCGGGCGGCGGCGTGGCACTGTTGCGGACGATCGGCGCAATCGATAATGCGAAGAAGAAGGCCAAGGGCGACGAG
This genomic interval from Phycisphaeraceae bacterium contains the following:
- a CDS encoding NADH-quinone oxidoreductase subunit A; the encoded protein is MLLASTDVSAYLPIFLMLMAAIAFGVGNVVATLIIGPKREGKTKGVAYESGMTPVATARKRFNVRFYLIAMVFLVFDVEVVFLYPWAATFANLQPGSDQSLIWLVRILFFLFTTVVAYLYGFRKGVFRFD
- a CDS encoding EAL domain-containing protein, with protein sequence MNTQEPISPRSEINAKLARTIDQRLVRTMFQPIVNMRSGQVGGYEVLTRPLPESGFANAEEMFSAAEMNPLNWDLECLSRQLAIEAASHWKPGTLLFMNCSPEVISNRLFTRQLTKELQSQQSLGPTRIVIEVTERCKDHEFDGLVGSIETLRGSGFHIAIDDVGAGTSGLNRIMSLRPGWLKLDRELIDHLDEDKVRQHLIRFLVHFGKLSSIKIIGEGIERIEELNTLIDLGVDYAQGYLLARPGEKDQDISEDLRAHIRYRAAMVSPRQVQNPDRATARTLKRSAPMVDASTRVSAVASSMLQNLRQPGIIITDGPRFAGWCDRDAILRAASDGRASLPISFLIGSSRTTVDATMGLVEALEHASARDDHSLASPLVVADGEDLIGIVTMGDLLQAAAGACRSIQFRHAPLTGLPGRVRTDQHLRDLLESPEPGLEHDVTFVDLRKFSKFNQTYGYELGDQVIQQLVLEIRTTLLESAADAFVGHLGDDQFLVSAPSNRMRHRIEEFIQQFERIVPHPLQSEPSDRTPSHETPGVRLILIESAVPYCKDVSELYRARTELRAQLYAGGGTSCGRSSQYIRANAAAHMKVLRSLKASA
- the groL gene encoding chaperonin GroEL (60 kDa chaperone family; promotes refolding of misfolded polypeptides especially under stressful conditions; forms two stacked rings of heptamers to form a barrel-shaped 14mer; ends can be capped by GroES; misfolded proteins enter the barrel where they are refolded when GroES binds), producing MATKELVFDIEARQALLSGVEKLAKAVKATLGPRGRNAVIDKSWGGPSVTKDGVTVAEEIELINKAENMGALLVKEAASKTSDVAGDGTTTATVLAEALFREGLRHIAAGVDANALVRGLKKAVEVATKSIDEMATPIKGKQDIANVASISANNDPEIGKIMADAFEKVGKDGVITVEEGKSLETEVTVVEGMQFDRGYLSPNFVTNVDDMKVEFDKCLVLVHEDKIDNISKLVPLLEKVMQAKKPLVIIAEDVTGEALSTLVINKLRGTLQVCAVKAPGYGDRRKAMLQDLAVLTGGKAFMKDLGVELDKIDLAELGLAKKIEITSDTTTVIEGAGATKDIQARIGQIRNEIENASSDYDREKLQERLAKLAGGVAQINVGAASEAELKEKKARVEDALHATRAAVAEGIVPGGGVSFIRARKAIEGLKEWKAVFGKGDVSASEFGHVKYDYAAGMQVVHSALQVPLRTIAENAGAKGTVVVSKVAESTDVNFGYNALTDTYENLLKSGVITPAKVDRSALQNAASVATILLAADCIVTEKPEPKSEHAGHDHGHGGGMGGGMGGMPGMGGMGGMGGMGF
- a CDS encoding co-chaperone GroES — its product is MAVKPLEDRVLVKPIEPETKTASGLYLPEGAKEKPIQGEVIATGPGKLLENGKRAELSVRKGDRVVYGKYAGTEVEIKGTKHLILRETELLGVIE
- a CDS encoding DUF2752 domain-containing protein; translated protein: MVLADDANGGRLRRRFAGAVVAAVTLLILVVAAWLNPSTDGHGTHTQLGLAPCSWAVTWNQPCATCGMTTSFAHAADGKLGASASVQPFGMLLALGSSVAFWGGCHIAVAGNRLGVVWMAMLRPRVVIAGVLLFALAWLYKILTWQG
- the groL gene encoding chaperonin GroEL (60 kDa chaperone family; promotes refolding of misfolded polypeptides especially under stressful conditions; forms two stacked rings of heptamers to form a barrel-shaped 14mer; ends can be capped by GroES; misfolded proteins enter the barrel where they are refolded when GroES binds); protein product: MAKKQIMFDDAALLEMKKGVDRLAEAVKCTMGPSGRHVVIEKSYGGPHVTKDGVTVAKEITLPEPFESMGAKMVHEVAKRTADNAGDGTTAATVLAQAIFNEGLKAVASGYNPIHLQRGINKAAEAAAEAIDAMAIPCKGKADYKKVATVSANHNAEVGELIAEAIAKVGPDGVVEVEDGKSAETTLEYVEGMQFDKGYLSPYFMTDPKTGEAVLEDCYLLIQEKKISSLPDLLPLLNKIAGTGKPLLIIAEDVENEALAALVVNRLRGVLKVCAVKAPGFGDRRKAMLGDIAVLTAGTYFAEDLGRSLESVELTELGRAKKIVVTKDDTTVIEGAGKKKDIDQRAAQILSQHEKSTSDYDREKLMERHAKLTGGVAILSVGGATEQAQKALKDLVDDAMHATRAAAKNGYVPGGGVALLRTIGAIDNAKKKAKGDEKIGFDIVAKAVEFPAWQIAQNAGYDGDLAVEAILSGEGGFGLDASSGDYIDLIKAGIIDPALVAKSALVNAASVAGLMLTTDVMVTDLKEEAKPVVGAVS